The following nucleotide sequence is from Erinaceus europaeus chromosome 8, mEriEur2.1, whole genome shotgun sequence.
aggaaggagaagaagaggaagaacacACAGCAGGTTCCTACCTGCTCTGTCGCCCCAAAAGGAAAAGAGTGATCACCTACGCCCAGCGCCAGGCCGCCAACATACGAGAGAGGAAGCGGATGTTCAACCTGAACGAGGCCTTCGACCAGCTGAGGAGGAAGGTCCCCACTTTTGCCTATGAGAAGAGGCTATCCCGAATCGAGACGCTCCGCCTGGCCATCGTCTACATTTCCTTCATGACGGAACTCTTGGAGAGCTGTGAGCACAAACAGGTCGGCTGAGACTGGGTGGCCTGGAGGGGTCGGTCTCGTCCTGGCCTGAGAACACAAAAGCTGAGGGGTGTCAGGACCCGGCTGTGGATGACTCCGCAAGACAACATGTGGCATTCTGCAGCCAGGTGTGGATGGCAGAGGACTGCAGAATCCCCATAGCTTGGGAGAAGAGTAATCTTCGTAGAGTTAATATATGTGCGATTGCccagggggcgggggcaggggcgggggcgcAGTAGAGCGAAATTCCTTGATGACTCCACCTGGGCCCGCGCCCCAGTGCAAATTTTACCTACCGTAGGAGATAATCATTTGTGCTAAAGACTGCTTTAGGGAGATTCCAGAGAAATCGTTtctgctaaagacagaattatggATCTCTTTGCCTTGCCTTTCTTtgcctgcatctttttttttaaatagaaagcaCTAGAGTAgacattactcttttttttttttttttaatcctcaggAGTCTGCTGCGCCATCCCTGCCAGGCATACCCTCGAGTTTGAGTTCTTTGGGAAGTCCTGGATCAGAGATTTAGAATTTCCTTTGGGggcaggggggggagggggagggggaggggtgcatGGATCTTGAGAGGTGAAGAACTCTGTCTGGCTCTCCACCCTGGAGTGGAGAGAGGATGAAGAGGGAAGAATGGTAATCAAAGGGAGGACTGAGGACTGCTGACCTAGTGCGACTTCTGAGAAGAAGCGGTATTGTTTCTTCTTCCCCCATCCCCCTTTTCCCTTcgtaactccccccaccccatgaacaaagctccacttctctctcctatctctctcttccctccccactcTGGAGGGAGGAATAATCTAGTTCTGGTAAGAGAAAAATGGGGATGCTATTATCCTCTCCCGCCCCCCAGACTGGGTTAGCGTTGTCAGTGTGTTGTAAGGTCACTTCTGAGCTCCCTAATTCAGTTCCTTGAAGCTTCAAAATgaaggtgaagcagggatgtcaggtcctgtgctctgctggcGCTCCTGGGTCAGCAAGTGGACTTGGAGTCCCCAAGCCTTTGAAGTTAGGGGTCCTTTCCTTGGTCCTCTAGGGAAAAGGGTAGGCTCAACCCTGGCCCTGGCTAAACCCCGCCCAAGGGCGCAGTTTTAAGTTACTAGACATAGGTAAGGAAAGTAGTTTTATTTCTAATCACATTTTGGGATTGAAAAGGGAAAATTCAAATGAGAagatgtttttggttttgctcaCCCACCCCCCAAGTGATTGCTTTGGAGGTGATATTGAAAAGGACCTCCTATCactaaatattttcaaatagaaGTGTATTAGTTGAGGAACAGGTATAAGACAGTAAAGCTAACCTAAATGTAAATGGCCAGAAAGCTAGCCAGATAGATTCTACTAGTTCACACTCCCTCCAACTAGTGAGGGCACTCTCAAAATACACTCAATTGTCTTCATTTAAAACTTTTTCTACCTCCTCTATATATAAGAACTGGATTATTTCTGAAATTACCTCATTCGCAAAGATGAGTTCATATTTGACTGTTTATGCAAGTCTTTTCAAACTTtatcaaaagaaaagcaaagagcaaaCAACAGTAAAATCAGGGAATGTGTTTTTTAATGTTACATTTTTTATTGAAATAACCTGAGAAATGAACAATGACTTATACTATCAATTTTATGAAACAAAATTATtcatattcttttgttttttttcaagatAACAACTTGCACAGACTAGCATATCTGTATTTTTAAggataaattttaaattactcAGTTCAGCAtgctaaaaaaataattaattaattttttctcaCTTCATCATCAAACTGTATTCTGTTCTCCATCTTCTTAGAGGTGCTGGTAACTCCTTCAAGATCTCATGTGTATTCGGTTTTTCAGTAATCCAATTAAAATGAGTTGTGATTATTACTGTCATGTGTTAAAAACTGAAATTCAGGAACACTTCATTGTCCTGAAGAAGCATCAGTAGTCCTTCTGAAAATTAACCATCACACTGAAAAAAATCGAGTGTTAAGTAAGCATAACAAAAATGTTTAACTTCAGAAATAACTAACAATTGGTTGAAAGAACAGACTTTGAAAACCAGAAATGAAACAAAGTTGTTTAAGCAGAAAATCTCTTAATCTCTGATTCCTCAAGAATGAATATAGTTATTCATTGTCCTTAACCCTCTCCTTCAAATTCTTACCAAATCTTTTATATTCTTGGTATATGCATAATTCTCTGCAGTATACTTCTTCAACAGAAAATAATGCCTAACGTTATTTCTTCTTTTGATCTATTTtattctcctttattttatttcttctaaagTTATCTcctctactactactattactattactactagaAGAATCATGTTCACCATACTGTTGTTTTTAAGTATGTTGTTCTAAGTTTAtaaatcttttgttttttgtcagtttttgCATATTTAGAAGCTGCTCTAATATGTAATGTCTCTTAAGGAATTTTCTTAATCATGCACTAGTAGAATAATTAGAAACTAAATAAGGATCGGCAGCACTAAGATATGGATGAATTTGTACCTTACACCCAGTTATGAGTAGATGTAGGAGAAAAATGGCACTGTTGTCAAATGTAAATTTGCCAGATATTCATATCTTGACACTCAACTTTTTAAGTTACCTGATAGTTTTAATTTTCCTCATATTGGATCCACAAATTCAGAATACTTTGTAACACAAGTAGTTTTAGTAGATAGTGCACCCAATGTTAACTGCTTTCTTAAACTTGTTTCATCTTCTAAACTAGCATTAATGCAGTAGACATTGCTTTTTCAGTAATGAACaccaacagaaaataaaaatgtcataATGGTGTCCATTATTTTTGGGAAATTGCGATAGTTataattttgaaatattaaagttatttgggaatttagaaagtaaatatgatttatttatgtactgtTTACTGATTAAAGAGTACCTTTTGATCTCAAACCAAGCTCTCCATAACTATCAAGCTATTACTGGTACACAGACAtgtaaaccagaaaaaaaaatctaaatgaaaTCATATTTGAAAGTCATAATCAGGCTTTCCAAGGAAAGTAAAAGTAATCAGAAAACCTTTGCCATCAACAGGCACTCATTCAAGACAATCATCTTTTACAGATGCCCAGAGTGAAAACAGattttaacaaaattagtactgGAAACTGCATCATATGTTACAGTAGAGTGCATAATCACTGTCTGAACATACAATTAAGTCTCTTGGATTGGTGTTTATTACTGCATTTTTCCGTCATAAAAACACTATTGTGGAATGTTTATAATATCACTATAAAAATTCAGAGATGAAATTTCATGAGTTTGGTTATTATATAACTTTTCTGgtaattaaaaatctttaaagacaATTTCAAAGGTAATGAAGATACTATTTACATTTTGCATATGAGGATAAAGGTGTCACTATATGTAACTCCTTTAAAAACACAAAAAGATTGTACTAATACAAAATATGAatgaaaatttcattttatttctataaTAATAGCTAGAACACTAATACTGAATTTTAAGTACTGAATCTACTCTTTACTATGTGACATAACTCACTGagttatattttaaatgttttaccaAGTTTTGAAGTTTTGGTATGTATCTATATCTGGACTCATGTTTACTCAAAAGTTTCCAAAATTTGACAACATTTTGGGTGAAGTGAAGCCCAATTTCTGGTCAGAGCCCCCTTCTTCCTGTGAATACTGgactaaaaaaaattacaaaacaagAGTCAGCAGTTCTGACCATTTTGTTTTGACTTTGGGGTTTCTTTTAATTCAAAGCTCAAAACCAAACCtggcggaggaggagaaggaaaggaaagaagcaatGAAAACTGACAGGAATAAATACCAGAAAGATGAAAAAACTTCTCCAAGTCTCCATAAACCAAAATCTATAacaactttattttttctcttttttccaactccaatatcactttattgaggaaatattgttTTATAGGATTACTGTTCTGATGACATATTTCTACATTTTCCCAAAATATATATCATTTCATTTCTCTGTGATACCAAATACTTAgttctatgtaaaaaaaattctataaaagagataaatgaatagtataaatatattttaaaatactgtttaTAACTAATATTTGGGAGAATTTCTTCTCTTAAATTTTGTAGGAGGCAAAGAACTTTTTATATTTAGTGAAATCAAAAGTTTGACAAATATGATGGAAATTAGCAtgataaaaatgtttttcttctgGTTGCTTAATACTTTATTCCTTCAAAGCACTATTTATGTAATTTTACTCATTCCATCACCTAACTGAATTTCAACAGAATCTAGAGTTTCTCAACCTCAGTCATCAATGTATCtaccatttaaaaaattcattgaaATCACCATGATACTGAGATTCCTAAAATGCATCAGTGGTCATATGTCAGCAGCACATTACTTTGAAAGACATTGCCTTCGAGGATCAAAAGCACCTTAGCACACTTTGTGAATGATAAATTATACAAAAGACTAGAAATGTCTATCTTCGCAAAGGCCAAATTTTACAGCCTTCTACTTAGGGCCCTGAAGATTTCCATCTGTAGCCAGCAAACATAAAGGATCTCAAAGCAGTTGTTAtggacaaccttttttttttttttttatgatttccaGTCTTCAAAGGGTAGGATAATATCTATTAGACTATGAAAATAGTTCAAacccggtggtgggaattgtatgaagttgtacccctcttatcctatgttttagtcaatgtttcctttttataaataaaaagataaagaaaatagaacaaaccaTTGGTGAATAATAGAAAACAACATTGTGTAGCTGTGTTTGGATAAATCAATGCTCTGGTACTAGCTCCTTTGATTCAGGTTGGCATTATTGGCCAAATTTGGAAAGTGCAGATTTGTAGTATTAGAGGAAGTCCACATCCTAATTCATTTAACTTTGATCTGTGAAATGATAAGTCCAGAGTTAAATTGTCAGAAGAGAAGATGTAAAGTGCTCTTAGTACAGTGACATATATATACATCCAGTATATATATCCAGTGTAGTTGTCATTTACATTATATCAAatgttacaaacacacacacacacacacccacgtatatatggaaagggagagagagataacaatTCAGCCTTTTCAAAAGATTCATGAGAAGGTACACAAAAACAATGTCAAAATAGCTCTTCTGCTTCAACTAAACATAATCAGTCTTTAATAGTATGGCATTTTGTACCTATCATTAACTGGTGCTCTAATAATGTTCATTTGTTAAATTTTGTGTGGTGTTTGTCTGTTGCAGCCTTGTGGCTAcacatgtgtgacattttcacATGACATTTCACCACTCCTGCACTGACTTAATCATTCAGATAGAGATTGAAGGAAAGATACAACAGGGTGGGGGTCTTTCCTGAATGCTTTGGCCATGGTGCCAAGGTTTAAGTctgggccacatgcatggcaaagcaaacatCCTACCATTTGAGCTATCTCTCCTATTCTCGTTTTGTTTTTAGAACACAGAAATTTAAAAGTAAACCTTTGACatacatatcaaaatatttggtctACCTGGAAGGTCACTGGAATCTTACATTCCTAAAATAATCTCTAAATTTTCGTATAacactttcttttaattttttattgggggattaatggtttataggcgACAgtataatacaatagtttgtacatgcataacatatccacataacaatacagcccccactaggtcctactctgccatcatgttacaggacctcAACCCTctccccacaccagagtcttttactttggtgcaaaacaccaactccagtccaagttctgcttagtgaatATAAACTTTTTTATGTGGTGTTAAgcagtggtacaactggttaagtgcatacattaccatgtgcaaggacccaggttcaagcccctggtccccacctgtagttgcaatgcttcaggagtggtgacacaatgctgaaggtatctctgtctttctccctctttatctcactgTCCTTCtccacccaataataaataaatgataataataaacattATAACTTTTTATGTGTAAAAGTTATACTTCAATTGGTAAAACATCTGGGAGCTTATATTTTGTCACATTTGCCTTGAAAATCATGGATTCAGTGGTAGCAACTGAGAAGCAGAACTGTCTGTGTTACTAAGAATTATATATACTTTACCTAAGCTATTGTGAAACATAAAAACCTGGGATTCACTCAGCCTAGTTAACAGGAAATGGGAAAACATTTGTTATAT
It contains:
- the FERD3L gene encoding fer3-like protein, which produces MAVYPQSCVDSTVLDFVADLSLASPGHPLLCDFEPGVCFGDPDVEFREGSPRRLMRFEERDPEEEGEVEEEEEGEEEEEHTAGSYLLCRPKRKRVITYAQRQAANIRERKRMFNLNEAFDQLRRKVPTFAYEKRLSRIETLRLAIVYISFMTELLESCEHKQVG